Proteins co-encoded in one Setaria viridis chromosome 9, Setaria_viridis_v4.0, whole genome shotgun sequence genomic window:
- the LOC117840248 gene encoding uncharacterized protein yields the protein MGEFDDYWARAYRGDSGVPHSDPQRLVSTWTGAFALGAAACVHHHASALASNIKSLPATWQNMTMMLDQKRWKKILEKKQQQA from the exons ATGGGCGAGTTCGACGACTACTGGGCGCGGGCGTACAGGGGCGACTCAGGGGTCCCGCACTCCGACCCGCAGCGGCTCGTCTCCACCTGGACCGGCGCCTTcgccctcggcgccgccgcctgcgtccACCACCACGCCTCCGCGCTCGCCTCCAACATCAAGTCCCTCCCCGCCAC TTGGCAAAACATGACAATGATGCTTGATCAAAAGCGCTGGAAGAAAATCCTCgagaagaagcaacaacaagCTTAA